From the genome of Chelonoidis abingdonii isolate Lonesome George chromosome 25, CheloAbing_2.0, whole genome shotgun sequence, one region includes:
- the ZDHHC18 gene encoding palmitoyltransferase ZDHHC18 isoform X4 has translation MGTSTYRPPARTMEVVINKYLVKLKYCYTCKMFRPPRTSHCSVCDNCVERFDHHCPWVGNCVGKRNYRYFYAFILSLSFLTAFIFACVVTHLTLRSQGSGFLTTLKATPASVLELVICFFSVWSILGLSGFHTYLVASNLTTNEDIKGSWSNKRGSEFANPYSHKSILTNCCAVLCGPFHPSLIDRRGFIQPDAGTLSSPKGEIPSFGAKTDTSMVRWLLPAASLACPL, from the exons ATGGGCACCTCCACCTACCGCCCGCCTGCCCGGACAATGGAAGTGGTTATAAACAAATACCTGGTGAAATTAAAGTACTGCTATACCTGCAAAATGTTCCGACCCCCCAGGACCTCTCACTGCAGCGTCTGTGATAACTGTGTAG AGCGGTTTGATCACCACTGCCCCTGGGTAGGCAACTGCGTGGGGAAGCGCAACTATCGCTACTTCTACGCCttcatcctctccctctccttcctgacggCCTTCATCTTTGCGTGTGTCGTCACTCACCTCACTCTGC gctctcagggaagtggattccTCACCACTCTGAAGGCAACACCAGCGAG CGTGCTGGAGTTGGTGATATGTTTTTTCTCAGTCTGGTCTATTTTGGGCCTCTCAGGTTTTCACACTTACCTAGTCGCCTCCAACCTGACGACGAATGAAGAC ATCAAAGGGTCGTGGTCAAATAAGAGAGGCTCAGAGTTTGCCAATCCCTACAGCCATAAGAGTATCCTCACCAACTGCTGTGCAGTTTTGTGTGGGCCATTCCATCCCAG TTTAATAGATAGAAGAGGATTTATCCAGCCTGATGCCGGGACCCTGTCCAGTCCCAAGGGTGAAATCCCCTCCTTTGGCGCCAAGACCGACACCAGCATG GTTAGATGGCTTCTTCCAGCTGCGAGTCTTGCCTGCCCACTGTAA
- the SFN gene encoding 14-3-3 protein sigma — protein sequence MARNHQVQKAKLAEQAERYEDMADFMKAVVEHGDELSNEERNLLSVAYKNVVGCQRSAWRVISSIEHKTEEGDDKAQLVNEYREKVEGELKDVCNIVLGLLDKYLIKKASDAESKVFYLKMKGDYFRYLAEVATGDERKDTIENAQKAYQEAMDISKKEMQPTNPIRLGLALNFSVFHYEIANAPEQAITLAKTTFDEAMGDLHTLSEDSYKDSTLIMQLLRDNLTLWTAECAGEDGGEAGEEPKN from the coding sequence ATGGCGAGAAACCACCAGGTGCAGAAAGCCAAGCTGGCCGAGCAGGCCGAGCGTTACGAGGACATGGCTGATTTCATGAAGGCAGTGGTGGAGCATGGGGATGAGCTCTCCAATGAGGAGCGCAACCTCCTCTCTGTCGCCTATAAGAACGTGGTGGGATGCCAGAGATCCGCCTGGAGGGTCATCTCCAGCATCGAGCACAAGACTGAAGAGGGTGATGACAAAGCGCAGCTGGTGAACGAATACCGGGAGAAGGTGGAGGGGGAGCTGAAAGATGTCTGCAACATTGTCCTGGGGCTGCTGGACAAGTATCTCATTAAGAAAGCCAGCGATGCAGAGAGCAAAGTCTTCTACCTGAAGATGAAGGGAGACTACTTCCGATACCTGGCCGAGGTAGCCACCGGTGATGAGCGCAAAGACACCATAGAAAATGCTCAGAAAGCTTACCAGGAAGCAATGGACATCAGCAAGAAGGAGATGCAGCCCACGAACCCCATCCGCCTGGGGCTTGCCCTCAATTTCTCCGTCTTCCATTACGAGATCGCCAACGCCCCAGAGCAGGCCATCACGCTGGCCAAAACCACGTTCGATGAAGCTATGGGAGACCTCCACACGCTCAGTGAAGACTCGTACAAGGATAGCACCCTCATCATGCAGCTGCTCAGGGACAACCTTACGTTATGGACGGCAGAGTGTGCGGGAGAAGACGGTGGAGAAGCCGGAGAAGAGCCTAAGAACTGA
- the ZDHHC18 gene encoding palmitoyltransferase ZDHHC18 isoform X5, with product MGTSTYRPPARTMEVVINKYLVKLKYCYTCKMFRPPRTSHCSVCDNCVERFDHHCPWVGNCVGKRNYRYFYAFILSLSFLTAFIFACVVTHLTLRSQGSGFLTTLKATPASVLELVICFFSVWSILGLSGFHTYLVASNLTTNEDIKGSWSNKRGSEFANPYSHKSILTNCCAVLCGPFHPSLIDRRGFIQPDAGTLSSPKGEIPSFGAKTDTSMEDACQDFAISCTA from the exons ATGGGCACCTCCACCTACCGCCCGCCTGCCCGGACAATGGAAGTGGTTATAAACAAATACCTGGTGAAATTAAAGTACTGCTATACCTGCAAAATGTTCCGACCCCCCAGGACCTCTCACTGCAGCGTCTGTGATAACTGTGTAG AGCGGTTTGATCACCACTGCCCCTGGGTAGGCAACTGCGTGGGGAAGCGCAACTATCGCTACTTCTACGCCttcatcctctccctctccttcctgacggCCTTCATCTTTGCGTGTGTCGTCACTCACCTCACTCTGC gctctcagggaagtggattccTCACCACTCTGAAGGCAACACCAGCGAG CGTGCTGGAGTTGGTGATATGTTTTTTCTCAGTCTGGTCTATTTTGGGCCTCTCAGGTTTTCACACTTACCTAGTCGCCTCCAACCTGACGACGAATGAAGAC ATCAAAGGGTCGTGGTCAAATAAGAGAGGCTCAGAGTTTGCCAATCCCTACAGCCATAAGAGTATCCTCACCAACTGCTGTGCAGTTTTGTGTGGGCCATTCCATCCCAG TTTAATAGATAGAAGAGGATTTATCCAGCCTGATGCCGGGACCCTGTCCAGTCCCAAGGGTGAAATCCCCTCCTTTGGCGCCAAGACCGACACCAGCATG GAGGATGCCTGCCAGGACTTTGCCATTTCCTGCACTGCCTGA
- the ZDHHC18 gene encoding palmitoyltransferase ZDHHC18 isoform X2, translating into MGTSTYRPPARTMEVVINKYLVKLKYCYTCKMFRPPRTSHCSVCDNCVERFDHHCPWVGNCVGKRNYRYFYAFILSLSFLTAFIFACVVTHLTLRSQGSGFLTTLKATPASVLELVICFFSVWSILGLSGFHTYLVASNLTTNEDIKGSWSNKRGSEFANPYSHKSILTNCCAVLCGPFHPSLIDRRGFIQPDAGTLSSPKGEIPSFGAKTDTSMMWAISGFHMGAAAKLPDKMYPFLSRMNVPWAHEQVTRKVTRVQS; encoded by the exons ATGGGCACCTCCACCTACCGCCCGCCTGCCCGGACAATGGAAGTGGTTATAAACAAATACCTGGTGAAATTAAAGTACTGCTATACCTGCAAAATGTTCCGACCCCCCAGGACCTCTCACTGCAGCGTCTGTGATAACTGTGTAG AGCGGTTTGATCACCACTGCCCCTGGGTAGGCAACTGCGTGGGGAAGCGCAACTATCGCTACTTCTACGCCttcatcctctccctctccttcctgacggCCTTCATCTTTGCGTGTGTCGTCACTCACCTCACTCTGC gctctcagggaagtggattccTCACCACTCTGAAGGCAACACCAGCGAG CGTGCTGGAGTTGGTGATATGTTTTTTCTCAGTCTGGTCTATTTTGGGCCTCTCAGGTTTTCACACTTACCTAGTCGCCTCCAACCTGACGACGAATGAAGAC ATCAAAGGGTCGTGGTCAAATAAGAGAGGCTCAGAGTTTGCCAATCCCTACAGCCATAAGAGTATCCTCACCAACTGCTGTGCAGTTTTGTGTGGGCCATTCCATCCCAG TTTAATAGATAGAAGAGGATTTATCCAGCCTGATGCCGGGACCCTGTCCAGTCCCAAGGGTGAAATCCCCTCCTTTGGCGCCAAGACCGACACCAGCATG ATGTGGGCGATTTCAGGATTTCACATGGGAGCAGCTGCTAAACTGCCGGACAAAATGTACCCATTTCTCAGCCGTATGAACGTGCCGTGGGCTCATGAGCAAGTCACAAGGAAGGTCACAAGGGTCCAGTCTTAA
- the ZDHHC18 gene encoding palmitoyltransferase ZDHHC18 isoform X6, with protein MGTSTYRPPARTMEVVINKYLVKLKYCYTCKMFRPPRTSHCSVCDNCVERFDHHCPWVGNCVGKRNYRYFYAFILSLSFLTAFIFACVVTHLTLRSQGSGFLTTLKATPASVLELVICFFSVWSILGLSGFHTYLVASNLTTNEDIKGSWSNKRGSEFANPYSHKSILTNCCAVLCGPFHPSLIDRRGFIQPDAGTLSSPKGEIPSFGAKTDTSMQGD; from the exons ATGGGCACCTCCACCTACCGCCCGCCTGCCCGGACAATGGAAGTGGTTATAAACAAATACCTGGTGAAATTAAAGTACTGCTATACCTGCAAAATGTTCCGACCCCCCAGGACCTCTCACTGCAGCGTCTGTGATAACTGTGTAG AGCGGTTTGATCACCACTGCCCCTGGGTAGGCAACTGCGTGGGGAAGCGCAACTATCGCTACTTCTACGCCttcatcctctccctctccttcctgacggCCTTCATCTTTGCGTGTGTCGTCACTCACCTCACTCTGC gctctcagggaagtggattccTCACCACTCTGAAGGCAACACCAGCGAG CGTGCTGGAGTTGGTGATATGTTTTTTCTCAGTCTGGTCTATTTTGGGCCTCTCAGGTTTTCACACTTACCTAGTCGCCTCCAACCTGACGACGAATGAAGAC ATCAAAGGGTCGTGGTCAAATAAGAGAGGCTCAGAGTTTGCCAATCCCTACAGCCATAAGAGTATCCTCACCAACTGCTGTGCAGTTTTGTGTGGGCCATTCCATCCCAG TTTAATAGATAGAAGAGGATTTATCCAGCCTGATGCCGGGACCCTGTCCAGTCCCAAGGGTGAAATCCCCTCCTTTGGCGCCAAGACCGACACCAGCATG CAGGGTGACTAG
- the ZDHHC18 gene encoding palmitoyltransferase ZDHHC18 isoform X3, producing the protein MGTSTYRPPARTMEVVINKYLVKLKYCYTCKMFRPPRTSHCSVCDNCVERFDHHCPWVGNCVGKRNYRYFYAFILSLSFLTAFIFACVVTHLTLRSQGSGFLTTLKATPASVLELVICFFSVWSILGLSGFHTYLVASNLTTNEDIKGSWSNKRGSEFANPYSHKSILTNCCAVLCGPFHPRSSLSGWNSTCILLLLFRSRWSIACWDMCSVEVFTSIRDGVGCNPFPFMQYTGNLRLLASSQCCP; encoded by the exons ATGGGCACCTCCACCTACCGCCCGCCTGCCCGGACAATGGAAGTGGTTATAAACAAATACCTGGTGAAATTAAAGTACTGCTATACCTGCAAAATGTTCCGACCCCCCAGGACCTCTCACTGCAGCGTCTGTGATAACTGTGTAG AGCGGTTTGATCACCACTGCCCCTGGGTAGGCAACTGCGTGGGGAAGCGCAACTATCGCTACTTCTACGCCttcatcctctccctctccttcctgacggCCTTCATCTTTGCGTGTGTCGTCACTCACCTCACTCTGC gctctcagggaagtggattccTCACCACTCTGAAGGCAACACCAGCGAG CGTGCTGGAGTTGGTGATATGTTTTTTCTCAGTCTGGTCTATTTTGGGCCTCTCAGGTTTTCACACTTACCTAGTCGCCTCCAACCTGACGACGAATGAAGAC ATCAAAGGGTCGTGGTCAAATAAGAGAGGCTCAGAGTTTGCCAATCCCTACAGCCATAAGAGTATCCTCACCAACTGCTGTGCAGTTTTGTGTGGGCCATTCCATCCCAG gtcatctCTAAGTGGCTGGAATTCTACATGCatcttgctgctgcttttcagatcaaggtggagcattgcatgctgggatatgtGCTCTGTGGAGGTCTTCACCTCTATCAGAGATGGGGTTGGCTGCAATCCTTTCCCTTTTATGCAGTATACTGGAAACCTTAGACTTCTGGCAAGTAGCCAATGCTGTCCTTAG